Proteins from one Periplaneta americana isolate PAMFEO1 chromosome 6, P.americana_PAMFEO1_priV1, whole genome shotgun sequence genomic window:
- the LOC138701211 gene encoding serine protease gd-like isoform X1, which produces MLRVRLLGFLVVLARARGQSVPVSPCPQVFQYQVESSGTWYGLINVPTPQPSHTVRLSVELAINAVLPTQYIGKLQLVEDKAYVWSRILSGDKRPVQYRLLFPLPWPLPIVRLIASNQNVICSSYNANNAWTIVNLEHILYPILDNTSPQGTNFFNYQLASNNGKNNVQYFEFEPHGSSLHNYGYGDSVSKEPSIAPWSSHSNTQGLIKQPSVSSPPATPCPDVFYYQHDGNGNWFGVISVPNPYPIIAIDLRVDIYVTGRQSLLTKGDIQLANNLQDVWNWMRHGNGFFVLYKLRFPMPSALPTIKSVIVNSEVICRGNKPSISPWQIISYQYSIHSDRCQTASLECPYNIEQRRYPENHHSSTTPPSFPLFQPYSPTTEPVPQTSPPILPKPEPEPKPPITSEPEAQIIPRTEPPTIYETASARKPEKGDGTTIHCGETVTKTRPLISYGQDTVRGEWPWHVALYWHVLYDFKYMCGGSFVGTRTVITAAHCVTKHGKPLNASDIIAYLGRYDLRYQKEEDSQDKNVAHVLVHPTYNYTSLKDDIAMLILSGSVEVTLNVRPVCLWDQEDTDLASIVDKEGLVVGWGLNEKGQFSERLKTVKMPVVNRLTCIMSDPDFFAHFTSNTSYCAGFRNESSPCNGDSGGGMVFPKQQAVGGQIWMLRGVVSTSRPRNDDNTKCDTTNYILFTDVAQYLNWISLLIV; this is translated from the exons ATGTTGAGGGTACGGCTGCTGGGGTTTCTAGTGGTCCTCGCCCGCGCGAGGGGCCAGTCGGTGCCCGTGAGCCCGTGTCCGCAGGTGTTCCAGTATCAGGTGGAATCCAGCGGGACGTGGTATGGCCTTATCAACGTCCCTACACCGCAACCCTCTCACACCGTTCGGCTCTCTGTCGAGTTGGCCATCAACGCCGTTCTTCCAACA CAATACATTGGAAAGCTGCAACTCGTGGAAGACAAGGCTTATGTCTGGAGCAGGATACTATCGGGGGATAAGCGGCCTGTCCAATACCGCCTACTTTTTCCACTACCTTGGCCTTTGCCAATTGTCAGACTTATTGCTTCCAACCAGAATGTTATATGCAGCAGCTACAACGCAA ATAATGCATGGACCATTGtgaatttggaacacattttataTCCCATATTGGATAATACATCACCGCAAGGAACAAATTTCTTCAACTACCAACTTGCGAGCAACAATGGAAAAAACAATGTCCAGTATTTTGAGTTTGAACCCCATGGATCAAGTCTACATAATTATGGATATGGAGACAGTGTATCCAAAGAGCCATCGATTGCACCTTGGTCATCTCATTCAAATACTCAAGGACTCATAAAACAACCATCAG TGTCATCTCCTCCAGCAACACCttgtcctgatgtattttattacCAACATGATGGCAATGGGAACTGGTTTGGAGTCATCAGTGTTCCCAATCCTTACCCAATCATTGCAATTGACCTCAGAGTTGATATCTACGTCACAGGAAGACAGTCACTG CTTACGAAAGGAGATATTCAACTGGCAAACAATTTGCAAGACGTTTGGAACTGGATGCGACATGGAAATGGATTCTTTGTTCTATATAAATTGAGGTTTCCAATGCCATCTGCTCTACCTACGATCAAAAGTgtaattgtaaatagtgaagtcaTATGTAGAGGAAACAAGCCAA gtataTCCCCGTGGCAAATAATTTCTTATCAGTATTCTATACATAGCGATAGATGTCAGACAGCCAGCCTTGAGTGCCCGTACAACATTGAACAAAGAAGATATCCTGAAAATCATCATTCATCAACAACACCACCATCATTTCCATTATTTCAACCATACTCTCCAACAACTGAGCCAGTCCCTCAAACTTCACCTCCAATATTACCTAAACCTGAACCTGAACCAAAACCTCCAATAACATCTGAACCAGAAGCTCAAATAATACCCAGAACAGAGCCCCCAACCATATATGAGACTGCCTCAGCGAGAAAACCAGAGAAAG GGGATGGAACAACAATTCACTGTGGAGAAACTGTGACAAAAACTCGCCCACTCATTAGTTATGGTCAAGATACAGTTCGTGGAGAATGGCCCTGGCACGTAGCTCTGTATTGGCACGTCCTATATGATTTTAAGTACATGTGTGGCGGATCTTTCGTCGGAACCAGAACTGTTATTACAG cTGCTCACTGTGTCACCAAACATGGGAAACCGTTGAATGCAAGTGATATCATAGCTTATCTGGGAAGATACGATTTGAGATATCAAAAAGAAGAAGATTCACAGGATAAAAAC GTAGCCCATGTACTTGTGCATCCAACGTATAACTACACATCTTTGAAAGACGACATAGCCATGCTGATTCTGTCTGGAAGTGTTGAAGTTACTTTGAATGTGAGACCGGTGTGTTTGTGGGACCAAGAAGATACTGACCTGGCTAGTATAGTTGACAAGGAAGGCTTG GTCGTTGGTTGGGGATTGAACGAAAAGGGCCAGTTTTCAGAGAGGTTAAAAACGGTAAAAATGCCAGTGGTAAACAGACTGACTTGCATTATGAGTGATCCGGATTTCTTTGCACACTTCACTTCCAATACAAGCTATTGTGCTGGGTTTCGAAATG